A portion of the Pseudomonas sp. PSE14 genome contains these proteins:
- a CDS encoding FAD-binding oxidoreductase encodes MPMGTYPLHPALSSRVERLPEQVDVVIAGSGIMGCASAWYLAGQGMSVLVLDKAGIASQQSTRAWGFVRQQARDPAEVPLMMACIPLWERLEEDLQLPLEWRQGGCLYLAETPEQRQKYEDWLKVANNFGLDTRLLSHGEVAKLMPSLADPALGALYTANDGQAEPRRVAPGYALRAIERGALFVEGCGVTGIDRAAGAVCGVQTERGYVKTKHLLISAGASSWRLVESLGLELPQQAVRCTVSRTSPGPDVGAQSFIGHGIGFRQRADGSLNLADETQADIDLSLDYLRGARHYLPHLPANRASFSFKLNGALLHDLRQRLPGSERGVNGPVLGERDPQAKANTSRVLQAQINLAKAFPALRDVKVVESWAGLIDVLPDGIPVLDAPPEIPGLLIATGFCGHGFAMGPIVGQLMSQWIHKGEAGMDLHAFRLRRFADGTAGKPYSLF; translated from the coding sequence ATGCCGATGGGAACCTACCCGCTTCACCCCGCCCTTTCCTCCCGCGTGGAACGCCTGCCGGAGCAGGTCGACGTGGTCATCGCCGGCAGCGGCATCATGGGCTGCGCCAGCGCCTGGTACCTCGCCGGCCAGGGCATGAGCGTGCTGGTGCTGGACAAGGCCGGCATCGCCAGCCAGCAATCCACCCGTGCCTGGGGCTTCGTCCGCCAGCAGGCGCGCGACCCGGCGGAAGTGCCGCTGATGATGGCCTGTATTCCGCTGTGGGAACGTCTGGAAGAAGACCTGCAACTGCCGCTGGAATGGCGCCAGGGCGGCTGCCTGTACCTCGCCGAAACCCCGGAGCAACGGCAAAAATATGAGGACTGGCTCAAGGTGGCGAACAACTTCGGCCTCGACACCCGCCTGCTCAGCCATGGCGAAGTCGCGAAATTGATGCCTTCGCTGGCCGATCCGGCGCTCGGCGCCCTGTACACCGCCAACGACGGCCAGGCCGAACCGCGCCGGGTCGCTCCCGGCTATGCGCTGCGCGCCATCGAGCGTGGCGCGCTGTTCGTCGAGGGCTGCGGCGTCACCGGCATCGATCGTGCCGCTGGCGCCGTCTGCGGCGTGCAGACCGAGCGTGGCTACGTGAAGACCAAACATTTGCTGATCTCCGCCGGCGCCAGCAGCTGGCGACTGGTGGAAAGCCTCGGCCTGGAGCTGCCGCAACAGGCCGTGCGCTGCACCGTCTCGCGCACCAGCCCCGGCCCGGACGTCGGCGCGCAGAGCTTCATCGGCCACGGCATCGGCTTCCGCCAGCGCGCCGACGGCAGCCTCAACCTCGCCGACGAAACCCAGGCCGATATCGACCTCAGCCTCGACTACCTGCGCGGCGCCAGGCACTACCTGCCGCACCTGCCGGCCAACCGCGCGAGCTTCTCGTTCAAGCTCAATGGCGCACTGCTGCATGACCTGCGCCAGCGCCTGCCCGGCTCCGAGCGCGGTGTGAACGGGCCGGTCCTCGGCGAACGTGATCCGCAGGCAAAGGCGAACACCTCACGCGTGCTCCAGGCGCAGATCAACCTCGCCAAGGCATTCCCCGCGCTACGCGATGTGAAGGTGGTGGAAAGCTGGGCAGGCCTGATCGACGTGCTGCCCGACGGCATCCCGGTGCTCGACGCTCCGCCGGAAATTCCCGGCCTGCTGATCGCCACCGGCTTCTGCGGCCACGGCTTCGCCATGGGGCCCATCGTCGGGCAACTGATGAGCCAGTGGATTCACAAGGGCGAGGCGGGAATGGACCTGCATGCCTTTCGGCTGCGGCGCTTTGCCGATGGAACGGCGGGCAAGCCCTACTCATTGTTCTGA
- a CDS encoding metal-dependent hydrolase, protein MNDHHHKLVQRKVQFDYSDSPLHWIPGEPEASHAINVIHMMLPAGELWFCRLYNKALPFVKEGRLREDVQGFIRQEAMHARAHSGALERYLSHHGIDSTRYLKVMDYLFEQLLSDTPLGFNLFNRTPWLKRWWIGQRCAIVAAVEHFTCILGKWILEADALDRAKADPVLLDLFRWHGAEEVEHRNVAHDLHVHLGGSFISRQLWMFVVWPLIIYLFAFGTRTLSRQDPTIAQPRSFAAIWRDGSRSGVLPKISSLATSFLRYFKPWYHPDHEANTQEALDYLARSPAASRAARAS, encoded by the coding sequence ATGAACGATCATCATCACAAGCTCGTGCAACGCAAGGTGCAGTTCGACTACAGCGACTCGCCCCTGCACTGGATTCCCGGCGAACCCGAGGCGTCCCACGCGATCAACGTCATCCACATGATGTTGCCGGCCGGCGAGCTGTGGTTCTGCCGGCTGTACAACAAGGCCCTGCCCTTCGTGAAGGAAGGCCGCCTGCGCGAGGACGTGCAGGGCTTCATCCGCCAGGAAGCGATGCACGCCCGCGCCCACTCCGGCGCGCTGGAGCGTTACCTGAGCCACCACGGCATCGACTCCACCCGCTACCTGAAGGTCATGGACTACCTGTTCGAACAGCTGCTCAGCGACACGCCGCTGGGCTTCAATCTGTTCAACCGCACGCCCTGGCTCAAGCGCTGGTGGATCGGCCAGCGCTGCGCCATCGTCGCGGCGGTGGAGCACTTCACCTGCATCCTCGGCAAGTGGATTCTCGAGGCTGACGCGCTGGACCGTGCCAAGGCCGACCCGGTGCTGCTCGACCTGTTCCGCTGGCATGGCGCCGAAGAAGTGGAGCACCGCAACGTCGCCCACGACCTGCACGTGCACCTGGGCGGTAGCTTCATCAGCCGCCAGTTGTGGATGTTCGTGGTGTGGCCGCTGATCATCTACCTGTTCGCCTTCGGCACTCGCACCCTGTCGCGGCAAGACCCGACTATCGCCCAGCCGCGCTCCTTCGCTGCCATCTGGCGCGATGGCTCCCGATCCGGTGTGCTGCCGAAGATCAGCTCGCTGGCCACCAGTTTCCTGCGCTACTTCAAACCCTGGTACCACCCGGACCATGAGGCCAATACCCAGGAGGCGCTGGACTACCTGGCCCGCTCGCCGGCCGCCAGCCGGGCCGCGCGCGCTTCGTAG
- a CDS encoding SDR family oxidoreductase, whose protein sequence is MNAMLENPLPTPERLEVQSGNVRLAVWRWGEAHLPMVLFVHGYPDNHEVWLPLIQRLAGRFQLVAYDVRGAGESDKPRKTRDYRLELLSQDLKAVLDAVSPQRAVHLVAHDWGSIQTWESVTDPQLRARIASYTSVSGPCLDHVGFWMRDRLRRKTPRALLQMLSQLLHSWYIYYFHLPLLPPLSWRFGAAKAWPQYLRKVEGIRNPVRNPHQASDGEHGVKLYRANFITSIFKPRKRHTEVPVQLIVPTRDRYVGQQLFQQLSLWAPRLWRRDVTAGHWQLLAEPAQLGNWIDEFVSHIEGGEATPELQRAALKPGAGPFAGKLVVVTGAGGGIGRSTLLSFAERGASVLAADIDPAAAERSAELARALGASAYSYCVDVGDSAAMERFALWVKNSLGVPDVVVSNAGIGMAGPMLKTTPQEWDRLLRINLWSVIDGCRLFAQQMVEAGKPGHLVNVASGVAFAPSRNYPAYATSKAAVLMLSECLRAELAGHGIGVSAACPGFVDTGIVQATRFAGLDDEQQAKHRAKVQRFYRRRRLSPDTVGERITRAVERNQPVVKVGSEVHLGALQWRFMPWLSRLFARLNLTA, encoded by the coding sequence ATGAACGCGATGCTGGAGAACCCGCTGCCAACGCCCGAACGCCTGGAGGTGCAGTCCGGCAACGTGCGTCTGGCCGTCTGGCGTTGGGGCGAGGCGCACCTGCCGATGGTGCTGTTCGTCCACGGTTACCCGGACAACCACGAAGTCTGGCTGCCGCTGATCCAGCGCCTGGCCGGGCGCTTCCAGCTGGTCGCCTACGACGTACGCGGCGCCGGCGAGTCGGACAAGCCGCGCAAGACCCGCGACTACCGCCTGGAGCTGCTCAGCCAGGACCTCAAGGCCGTGCTCGACGCGGTCAGCCCGCAACGCGCGGTGCACCTGGTGGCCCACGACTGGGGTTCGATCCAGACCTGGGAGAGCGTCACCGATCCGCAGTTGCGCGCGCGCATCGCTTCCTACACCAGCGTCTCCGGCCCCTGCCTGGACCACGTCGGCTTCTGGATGCGTGACCGCCTGCGCCGCAAGACGCCACGTGCGCTGCTGCAGATGCTCAGTCAGCTGCTGCACTCCTGGTACATCTACTACTTCCACCTGCCGCTGCTGCCGCCGCTGTCCTGGCGCTTCGGCGCGGCGAAAGCGTGGCCGCAATACCTGCGCAAGGTCGAAGGCATTCGCAACCCGGTACGCAACCCGCACCAGGCCAGCGACGGCGAACACGGGGTGAAGCTTTACCGGGCCAACTTCATCACCTCGATCTTCAAGCCGCGCAAACGGCATACCGAGGTGCCGGTGCAACTCATCGTGCCGACCCGCGACCGCTACGTCGGCCAGCAACTGTTCCAGCAGCTCTCGCTGTGGGCACCGCGCCTGTGGCGCCGCGACGTCACCGCCGGACACTGGCAACTGCTGGCCGAACCGGCCCAGCTGGGCAACTGGATCGACGAGTTCGTCAGCCACATCGAGGGCGGCGAAGCCACACCAGAGCTGCAACGCGCCGCACTGAAACCCGGCGCTGGCCCCTTCGCCGGCAAGCTGGTGGTGGTAACCGGCGCGGGCGGCGGTATCGGCCGTTCGACCCTGCTGAGCTTCGCCGAGCGCGGCGCCAGCGTGCTGGCCGCGGACATCGACCCGGCCGCCGCCGAGCGCAGCGCGGAGCTGGCCCGCGCCCTCGGCGCCAGCGCCTACAGCTACTGCGTTGACGTGGGTGACAGCGCCGCCATGGAACGCTTCGCCCTCTGGGTGAAGAACAGCCTCGGCGTGCCCGACGTGGTGGTCAGCAACGCCGGCATCGGCATGGCCGGGCCGATGCTCAAGACCACGCCGCAGGAATGGGATCGCCTGCTGCGCATCAACCTGTGGAGCGTGATCGACGGCTGCCGGCTGTTCGCCCAGCAGATGGTCGAGGCCGGCAAACCGGGGCACCTGGTCAACGTCGCCTCCGGCGTGGCCTTTGCGCCGTCGCGCAACTACCCGGCCTACGCCACCAGCAAGGCGGCGGTATTGATGCTCAGCGAGTGCTTGCGCGCCGAGCTGGCCGGTCACGGCATCGGCGTCAGCGCGGCGTGCCCGGGCTTTGTCGATACCGGCATCGTCCAGGCCACACGCTTCGCCGGCCTGGATGACGAACAACAAGCCAAACACCGCGCGAAAGTGCAGCGCTTCTACCGTCGACGCCGGCTCAGCCCGGACACCGTCGGCGAGCGCATCACCCGTGCCGTGGAGCGCAACCAGCCGGTGGTGAAGGTCGGCAGCGAAGTGCACCTGGGCGCCCTGCAATGGCGCTTCATGCCCTGGCTGTCGCGCCTGTTCGCCCGCCTCAATCTCACTGCCTGA
- a CDS encoding M24 family metallopeptidase, with the protein MSQGAWVPTPEDLRHFREIQQLAYRCCETIAGELRPGISERETAALMKTWLLDHGVRDWFHQPFAWFGTRTSFKGFDGLRHLGGFNLAFYPGKQRLEEGMPFILDCAPTLGAYTADVGYSGALGHNLLVERLMDDLLAHRNLIVEQVRQRLPLAEVSQSVDRLCHRQGTLPRHKAYPFEVLAHRVEKLGARNTGPSVARFGVRNIATLMKNALVTGRREGWSPLWSSNDRSQHAPTPGLWAVEPHLGLRGVGAKFEELLVVTEDDAYWLDDDLPHVRRWVARGLTSAPARREVA; encoded by the coding sequence ATGTCCCAAGGCGCCTGGGTGCCCACTCCCGAAGACCTGCGGCACTTCCGCGAGATTCAGCAACTGGCCTACCGCTGCTGCGAAACCATTGCCGGCGAACTGCGCCCGGGCATCAGCGAGCGCGAGACCGCCGCCCTGATGAAGACCTGGCTGCTCGATCACGGCGTGCGCGACTGGTTCCACCAGCCCTTCGCCTGGTTCGGCACCCGCACTTCGTTCAAGGGTTTCGACGGCCTGCGCCACCTGGGCGGCTTCAACCTGGCCTTCTACCCCGGCAAGCAGCGCCTGGAGGAAGGCATGCCCTTCATCCTCGACTGCGCGCCAACCCTGGGCGCCTACACCGCCGACGTCGGCTACTCCGGAGCATTGGGCCACAACCTGCTGGTGGAACGGCTGATGGACGACCTGCTGGCGCACCGCAACCTGATCGTCGAGCAGGTGCGCCAACGCCTGCCGCTGGCGGAAGTCAGCCAGTCGGTGGACCGTCTCTGCCATCGCCAGGGCACCCTGCCCCGACACAAGGCCTACCCCTTCGAAGTGCTGGCGCACCGCGTGGAAAAACTCGGCGCGCGTAATACCGGTCCCTCAGTGGCGCGCTTCGGCGTGCGCAACATTGCCACCCTGATGAAGAACGCCCTGGTCACCGGCCGCCGCGAAGGCTGGTCGCCGCTGTGGTCGAGCAACGACCGTTCGCAACACGCGCCAACGCCGGGCCTCTGGGCCGTAGAGCCGCACCTGGGCCTGCGCGGCGTCGGCGCCAAGTTCGAGGAGCTGCTGGTGGTCACCGAGGACGATGCCTACTGGCTCGACGACGACCTGCCCCACGTGCGCCGCTGGGTCGCCCGTGGCCTGACCAGCGCCCCGGCGCGGCGGGAGGTGGCATGA
- a CDS encoding MerR family transcriptional regulator, with protein MRNLRAYQDRGLLPPPERRGRAGVYFASHLRRLRLINRLLERGYNIANIKELLESWERGHDLDHVLGLDEAIVGPWNLESPGTIEFGDLQALFGDELNDAVIDQALEQGLLAFDGERISIPSPRLFNAGIELYRAGIPLAALLDHLAVLRTDTEHLAAGIVRLVVTHLVDKPGADLLPGAADLERLAEVFQRLRPVAEQVVLVELARGLKRSANEMLGERVGEILRRLETPE; from the coding sequence GTGCGCAACCTGCGCGCCTACCAGGATCGCGGCCTGCTGCCGCCGCCCGAGCGCCGTGGCCGCGCCGGGGTGTACTTCGCCAGCCATCTGCGCCGCCTGCGACTGATCAACCGCCTGCTGGAACGCGGCTACAACATCGCCAACATCAAGGAACTGCTGGAAAGCTGGGAGCGCGGCCATGACCTGGACCACGTGCTCGGCCTCGACGAGGCCATCGTCGGCCCGTGGAACCTGGAGTCCCCCGGCACCATCGAGTTCGGCGACCTGCAGGCGCTGTTCGGTGACGAGTTGAACGACGCGGTAATCGACCAGGCGCTGGAGCAGGGCCTGCTGGCCTTCGATGGCGAGCGCATCAGCATCCCCAGCCCGCGCCTGTTCAATGCCGGCATCGAGCTGTACCGCGCCGGCATTCCGCTGGCCGCGCTGCTCGATCACCTGGCCGTGCTGCGCACCGATACCGAACACCTGGCCGCCGGCATCGTGCGCCTGGTGGTAACCCATCTGGTGGACAAGCCCGGTGCCGACCTGCTGCCCGGCGCGGCCGATCTGGAGCGCCTTGCCGAGGTGTTCCAGCGCCTGCGTCCGGTGGCCGAGCAGGTGGTGCTGGTGGAACTGGCGCGCGGATTGAAGCGCTCGGCCAATGAGATGCTGGGCGAGCGTGTCGGGGAAATCCTGCGCCGCCTGGAGACGCCGGAGTAA
- a CDS encoding LysR family transcriptional regulator, with amino-acid sequence MHSVHDLRRIDLNLLVILDVLLDERHVSRAAERLAMTQPAVSHALNRLRDLLDDPLLVRTGNQMQLTRRAFELAGPLREILGGVRRLVLGDDFDPASAELELRLGMSDYGAWVVLPALLPILRREAPGIHLDVRQASRLGMAEQVASGELDGALGVFPLLPEGLRTQRLFEERFVCLCAVDTLAGRQRMDLDDYLAAPHLRVALQQSPAEEIDSHLEKLGRRRQVAATVPHFSVAPGLLAGTDMVLTIAARMLPDDLEAHGLASFEPPLQLARFDFVQIWSETSEDDPARRWLRGRLAQAAGRT; translated from the coding sequence ATGCATTCAGTTCATGACTTACGCCGCATCGACCTCAACCTGCTGGTGATCCTCGACGTCCTGCTGGACGAGCGCCACGTCTCCCGTGCCGCCGAGCGCCTGGCCATGACCCAGCCTGCCGTCAGCCATGCGCTGAACCGACTGCGCGACCTGCTGGACGATCCGCTGCTGGTACGCACCGGCAACCAGATGCAGCTGACCCGCCGTGCCTTCGAACTGGCCGGGCCGCTGCGGGAGATTCTTGGCGGCGTACGCCGACTGGTGCTGGGCGACGACTTCGACCCAGCCAGTGCCGAACTGGAGCTGCGTCTGGGCATGTCCGACTACGGCGCCTGGGTGGTGCTGCCGGCACTGCTGCCGATCCTGCGCCGCGAAGCGCCGGGCATTCACCTCGACGTGCGCCAGGCCTCGCGCCTGGGCATGGCCGAACAGGTCGCCAGCGGCGAGCTGGACGGTGCCCTCGGCGTCTTCCCGCTCTTGCCCGAGGGGCTGCGTACGCAACGATTGTTCGAGGAGCGCTTCGTCTGCCTGTGTGCTGTCGACACCCTCGCCGGGCGCCAGCGTATGGACCTCGACGACTACCTCGCCGCGCCACACCTGCGGGTCGCGCTGCAACAGAGTCCGGCGGAAGAAATCGACAGCCATCTGGAAAAGCTCGGTCGCCGCCGTCAGGTCGCCGCCACCGTACCGCACTTCAGTGTTGCGCCGGGACTGCTGGCGGGCACTGATATGGTCCTGACCATCGCTGCACGGATGCTGCCGGACGACCTCGAAGCCCACGGTCTGGCCAGCTTCGAACCGCCGCTGCAACTGGCGCGCTTCGACTTCGTGCAGATCTGGTCCGAGACCAGCGAGGACGACCCGGCGCGGCGTTGGCTACGTGGCAGGCTGGCCCAGGCCGCCGGAAGGACCTGA
- a CDS encoding DMT family transporter — translation MSKLLLLLPAIGVGALVALQAGSNSLLGRQLGHPLSASLTSLGVSLAAVIIALLAFRVPLPAATGIATTPWWGWLGGIFGAAYLTVAVMLAPQLGAATFLACVVAGQMLMSALCDQFGWAGFSVRRLSPEGYLAIGLIIAGVVLLQWRGRVA, via the coding sequence ATGTCGAAACTGCTTCTGCTGCTGCCCGCCATCGGTGTGGGCGCCCTGGTGGCCTTGCAGGCGGGCAGCAACTCGTTGCTCGGCCGCCAGTTGGGTCATCCGCTGAGTGCCAGCCTGACCTCGCTGGGTGTGAGCCTCGCGGCGGTGATCATCGCGCTGCTGGCCTTCCGCGTGCCGTTGCCGGCGGCCACCGGTATTGCCACGACGCCCTGGTGGGGCTGGCTGGGCGGGATCTTTGGCGCGGCCTACCTGACGGTCGCGGTGATGCTGGCGCCGCAGCTGGGCGCGGCGACCTTCCTGGCCTGCGTGGTGGCGGGGCAGATGCTGATGTCGGCGCTGTGCGATCAATTCGGCTGGGCGGGTTTTTCGGTGCGGAGATTGTCGCCCGAAGGCTATCTGGCCATTGGGCTGATCATTGCCGGGGTAGTGTTGTTGCAGTGGCGCGGGAGGGTGGCATGA
- a CDS encoding PAS domain-containing hybrid sensor histidine kinase/response regulator, which yields MSLSSGLIATVALLYMAVLFAIAFYGDRRRAPLSPRLRAWVYSLSLAVYCTSWTFFGAVGQAADQLWSFLPIYVGPVLLMLFAPWVLQKMIMISKQENITSIADFIAARYGKSQALAVVVALICVVCVLPYIALQLKGIVLGVNLLIGAGPDSGGIRAQDTALIVSLILALFTIVFGTRNLDVTEHHRGMVLAIAFESLVKLTAFLAVGIFVTYGLYDGFGDLVDKARVAPQLNEYWKETVHWPAMLLQTGVAMTAIMCLPRQFHVLVVENIEPRDLNLARWVFPIYLVLAALFVVPIALAGQMHLPAGVMPDSFVISLPLAEAHPALALLAFIGGASAATGMVIVASVALSTMVSNDMLLPWLLRRKGEAEQPFEVFRHWLLTVRRVSIALILLLAYVSYRLLGSTASLATIGQIAFAAIAQLGPAMIGALYWKQANRRGVFAGLAAGSFLWAYTLVLPVVAKGLGWSLETFPGLSWLAGRPFGLMIEPLTLGVLLSLIGNFALFGLVSVFSRTRVSEHWQASRFIGQEISQKLSSRSMLAVQLEDLLMLAARFVGEERARQSFIRFAYRQGKGFSPSQNANDEWIAHTERLLAGVLGASSARAVVKAAIEGREMQVEDVVKIADEASEVLQFNRALLQGAIENITQGISVVDQSLRLVAWNHRYLELFEYPDGLIYVGRPIADIIRYNAERGLCGPGDPDLHVAKRLYWMRQGTPHTSERLFPNGRVIELIGNPMPGGGFVMSFTDITAYRHAEQGLKDANEGLEQRVQERTFELSQLNQALTEAKGNAEAANQSKSRFLAAVSHDLMQPLNAARLFSAALAHQEQLPEEATELVRHLDSSLRSAEDLITDLLDISRLEGGRVSADVTAFPLSNLYDTLGVEFRVLAQEHGIDFHVRGSKLRIESDIKLLRRVLQNFLTNAFRYAKGHVLLGVRREAGHLRLEVWDHGPGIPPDKLHVIFEEFKRLDSHQTRAEKGLGLGLAIADRLCKVLGHRLEVRSWPGKGSVFSVSVPLARQPAPAQINGHKLETPEQLNGAQVLCVDNEDSILTGMNSLLSRWGCRVLTARSREECQALLDGDARPQLALIDYHLDDGELGTDLMAWLRTRLGEPVPGVVISADARPELVAQIHAAGLDFLPKPVKPAALRALLSRHLSLR from the coding sequence ATGTCGTTGTCCAGTGGGTTGATCGCAACGGTCGCCCTGCTCTACATGGCGGTCCTGTTCGCCATTGCGTTCTATGGCGACCGCCGTCGCGCCCCTCTTTCGCCGCGTCTTCGCGCCTGGGTCTACAGCCTGTCCCTGGCGGTGTACTGCACCAGCTGGACCTTCTTCGGCGCCGTCGGCCAGGCTGCCGACCAGCTCTGGTCGTTCCTGCCGATCTACGTCGGCCCCGTGCTGCTGATGCTCTTCGCGCCCTGGGTGCTGCAGAAGATGATCATGATCAGCAAGCAGGAGAACATCACCTCCATCGCCGACTTCATCGCCGCGCGCTACGGCAAGTCCCAGGCGCTGGCGGTGGTGGTGGCACTGATCTGCGTGGTCTGCGTGCTGCCCTACATCGCCCTGCAGCTCAAGGGCATCGTCCTCGGGGTGAACCTGCTGATCGGCGCCGGGCCCGACTCGGGCGGCATCCGCGCCCAGGACACGGCGCTGATCGTGTCGCTGATCCTCGCCCTGTTCACCATCGTCTTCGGCACCCGCAACCTGGACGTCACCGAGCACCACCGCGGCATGGTGCTGGCGATCGCCTTCGAATCCCTGGTCAAGCTCACCGCCTTCCTCGCCGTGGGCATCTTCGTCACCTACGGCCTCTACGACGGCTTCGGCGACCTGGTGGACAAGGCCCGCGTCGCCCCGCAGCTCAACGAATACTGGAAGGAAACCGTGCACTGGCCGGCGATGCTGCTGCAGACCGGCGTGGCGATGACCGCCATCATGTGCCTACCGCGTCAGTTCCACGTGCTGGTGGTGGAAAACATCGAGCCGCGCGACCTCAACCTGGCGCGCTGGGTATTCCCGATCTACCTGGTGCTGGCTGCGCTGTTCGTGGTGCCCATCGCCCTGGCCGGGCAGATGCACCTGCCCGCCGGCGTGATGCCGGACTCCTTCGTGATCAGCCTGCCCCTGGCCGAAGCCCATCCGGCGCTGGCCCTGCTGGCCTTCATCGGCGGCGCCTCGGCGGCCACCGGCATGGTCATCGTCGCCAGCGTGGCGCTGTCCACCATGGTCTCCAACGACATGCTGCTGCCCTGGCTGCTGCGCCGCAAAGGCGAGGCCGAGCAGCCCTTCGAGGTGTTCCGCCACTGGCTGCTCACCGTGCGCCGGGTGAGCATCGCGCTGATCCTCCTGCTGGCCTACGTCAGCTACCGCCTGCTGGGTTCCACCGCGAGCCTGGCCACCATCGGCCAGATCGCCTTCGCCGCCATCGCCCAGCTGGGCCCGGCCATGATCGGCGCGCTGTACTGGAAGCAAGCCAACCGCCGCGGCGTGTTCGCCGGCCTGGCCGCTGGCTCCTTCCTGTGGGCTTACACCCTGGTGCTGCCGGTGGTTGCCAAGGGCCTGGGCTGGTCGCTGGAAACCTTCCCGGGGCTTTCCTGGCTCGCCGGCCGCCCGTTCGGTCTGATGATCGAGCCGCTGACCCTCGGCGTGCTGCTCTCGCTGATCGGCAACTTCGCCCTGTTCGGGCTGGTCTCGGTGTTCTCCCGCACCCGCGTTTCCGAGCACTGGCAGGCCAGCCGTTTCATCGGTCAGGAAATCTCCCAGAAGCTCAGCTCGCGCTCGATGCTTGCAGTGCAGCTGGAAGACCTGCTGATGCTCGCCGCCCGTTTCGTCGGCGAGGAGCGCGCGCGACAGAGCTTCATCCGTTTCGCCTATCGCCAGGGCAAGGGCTTCAGCCCCAGCCAGAACGCCAACGACGAATGGATCGCCCACACCGAACGCCTGCTCGCTGGCGTGCTCGGCGCCTCCTCCGCGCGTGCCGTGGTGAAGGCCGCCATCGAAGGCCGCGAGATGCAGGTGGAGGACGTGGTGAAGATCGCCGACGAAGCCTCCGAGGTACTGCAGTTCAATCGCGCGCTGCTGCAGGGCGCCATCGAGAACATCACCCAGGGCATCAGCGTGGTCGACCAGTCGCTGCGCCTGGTGGCCTGGAACCACCGCTACCTGGAACTGTTCGAGTACCCGGACGGCCTGATCTACGTCGGCCGCCCCATCGCCGACATCATCCGCTACAACGCCGAGCGCGGCCTGTGCGGGCCGGGCGACCCGGATCTGCACGTCGCCAAGCGCCTGTACTGGATGCGCCAGGGCACCCCGCACACCTCCGAACGGCTGTTCCCCAATGGCCGGGTGATCGAGCTGATCGGCAACCCGATGCCTGGCGGCGGCTTCGTCATGAGCTTCACCGACATCACCGCCTACCGGCATGCCGAGCAGGGCCTGAAAGATGCCAACGAAGGCCTGGAGCAACGCGTGCAGGAGCGCACCTTCGAACTCTCGCAACTGAACCAGGCGCTCACCGAGGCCAAGGGCAACGCCGAAGCGGCCAACCAGTCCAAGTCACGCTTCCTCGCCGCGGTCAGCCACGACCTGATGCAGCCGCTGAACGCCGCGCGACTGTTCTCCGCCGCCCTCGCCCACCAGGAACAGCTGCCCGAGGAAGCCACCGAACTGGTGCGCCACCTGGACTCGTCCCTGCGCTCGGCGGAAGACCTGATCACCGACCTGCTGGACATCTCGCGCCTGGAAGGCGGACGGGTCAGCGCCGATGTCACGGCCTTCCCGTTGAGCAACCTGTACGACACCCTGGGCGTGGAATTCCGCGTGCTGGCCCAGGAGCATGGCATCGACTTCCATGTGCGCGGCAGCAAGCTGCGCATCGAAAGCGACATCAAGCTGCTGCGCCGGGTGCTGCAGAACTTCCTCACCAACGCTTTCCGCTACGCCAAGGGCCATGTGCTGCTGGGCGTGCGCCGCGAGGCCGGGCACCTGCGCCTGGAAGTCTGGGACCACGGTCCGGGTATTCCGCCGGACAAGCTCCACGTCATCTTCGAGGAGTTCAAACGCCTGGACAGCCACCAGACCCGCGCCGAGAAGGGCCTGGGCCTGGGCCTGGCAATCGCCGACCGGCTGTGCAAGGTACTCGGTCACCGCCTGGAAGTGCGCTCCTGGCCGGGCAAGGGCAGCGTGTTCAGCGTCAGCGTGCCGCTGGCCCGCCAGCCCGCGCCGGCGCAGATCAACGGACACAAGCTGGAAACCCCGGAACAGCTCAACGGCGCCCAGGTGCTGTGCGTGGACAACGAGGACAGCATCCTCACCGGCATGAACAGCCTGCTCAGCCGCTGGGGTTGCCGCGTACTCACCGCGCGCAGCCGCGAGGAATGCCAGGCGCTGCTGGACGGCGACGCCCGGCCGCAACTGGCGCTGATCGACTATCACCTGGACGACGGCGAACTGGGCACCGATCTCATGGCCTGGCTACGCACCCGCCTGGGCGAGCCGGTGCCGGGTGTGGTGATCAGCGCCGATGCGCGGCCCGAACTGGTGGCGCAGATTCACGCGGCGGGGTTGGACTTCCTGCCCAAGCCGGTGAAACCGGCGGCGTTGCGGGCGTTGCTGAGTCGGCATCTGAGCCTGAGATAG